In a genomic window of Occallatibacter riparius:
- a CDS encoding PadR family transcriptional regulator — MATKDLQGTLELLVLRTLAATGAMHGYGIVQHIQRASEDLLRVEEGSLYPALHRMEQNGWIESEWALTDSKRRAKYYTLTAQGQRQLKQAEESFDELVKGVRAVLRYA; from the coding sequence ATGGCAACGAAGGACCTTCAAGGAACGCTGGAACTGCTTGTGCTCAGGACGCTGGCGGCGACCGGGGCAATGCATGGGTATGGGATTGTGCAGCATATCCAGCGGGCGTCCGAGGACCTGCTCCGGGTGGAAGAGGGGTCGCTGTACCCGGCTCTGCACCGGATGGAGCAGAACGGCTGGATCGAGTCGGAGTGGGCGCTGACGGACAGCAAGCGCCGGGCGAAGTATTACACGCTGACGGCGCAGGGACAGCGGCAGCTCAAGCAGGCCGAGGAGAGCTTCGATGAGCTGGTGAAGGGGGTAAGGGCCGTTCTGCGCTACGCGTAA